The genomic stretch GAGGTGCGGAATCGCCGCATACGACCAGGGCGTCGGGCGAGCTGAAGACCTTGATGCGATGTACGTAGGGTTCCGTTCCGGGCAGTGCTTTCCACGTCTGTGCCTGCGTCGCGGCGGTGAAAAGGGAGAGGGCGGCGAGAAGGATGATGTGTTTCATGTCGATATCGACGAGTTGGTCAATGAGTTGGTTCCACGGCGCACAGCAACGTGCCCTTTTCCACGGCGATCCCTTCCTGTGCGGTCAGATGCTGGATGATACCGGCGATCGGCGACTTGATGGCATTCTCCATCTTCATGGCCTCGAGCGTGAACAGGGTGTCGCCCTTCTTGACCGTCGTGCCGGTTGACGTGAGGATGGTCTTCAGAAGTCCGGGCATCGGTGCGGCCACGCGTACCACGCGCGACTGCGCGGCCGGCGAAGCCTGGAGGATGGCGAGAAGGGCGTCGTGACGTTCGTCGATGACCTTGGCGGTGTAGGTATAGCCACGCAGGGAAATGGCGACATGGCTGATGCCGTCGCTCGTGATAACGACGGGAACCGTCGTTCCGTCGATGTCCGCCTGCCATACATGGCGTCGTCCCGTCGGTTCGAGCCGTACCGTCATACCGTCCGTCGCTGCCGTACCCTTCGCATCGAGATCGACGGCTGCGGAACGGCCGTCGATCTCCGTTGAAACGATGAATCGCATTGGAATTTCAGTGTGATGTGACTGCGAAGATAGGCAGGCCGCAGGCGAGCACCAACATGTTTGGGAGGTGCGTGCACTCGTCGGAGCGATATGCATCTACGGCTTGCAGGTCATGAGGAAGAGACGTCCGCCGTACACGCCGAGGGCCTTGAACGCATCCGCCTTGACGTCGTAGACGGTCGGGCCCGCACTGTCGCACATGCGGCCAAGACGCATGATGTCGAGTTCGACGTCCCACATGACGAGCGTCGTGGCGGACGAGTATCCGACGTAGTGCTTCGTCGGATGGACTGCGAGCCGGGCGCCCGTGCTGACCCGTCCCTTGACACGATAGCGTTTGCCGTTGACGGCGAAGAACTCTTCGCTGTCGCGCCCGGCATAGACCAGGAAGGCACCGTTGTTCGAGAACGTCAACGGACCCGTTTCGAGTCCTGCCGAATAATCGGCGTTGTTGAACATGATGACCCTGGTACCGCGCCGCGTCGCACGATAGGCGACGAGCGGGTCTGCCGGGCTGAGCGTGACGTCCGAGATACCTTCCACGACCGGACTCATCCAGGGCTGGATGTAGTCATCCGTGTACATGTAGACGTAGGCCGGACCGGTGCTGGCCGCGGAGAATGCACAGACCGTTCCGGAAGGATTCACCTGGAGCATGTTCACGAAGGTCAGGTTGGATGCGAGTTCCTCGTCACCGAGATAGACCGTATATCGCGCTCCGTTTCCTATCGCATAGAACGGACGGGCATCGGCCCAGATACCTCCGAGCTGGATGCTCTCGCCTAGTGCGACGTCCTCACCGTTGCGGACCAGAGCCTGGGAGTTCCCGCGCTGGCCGACGTACCATACGGTGATCCCCGCCGGATCGAAGGCGAACGTACCCGTTGGATTCAGACATCGATAGGTTCGCTGGCCGTTCGTGAGTACGCGATCGGTTCCGTTGAGGACGACATACCAGAGCTCGTCGCTGGCCGGCGGATACATCAGCGATTCCAGCCCGGTTCCTTCGATATGCCTGCTTCCTTCGGCGGTGACGATGGACCATTGCGTGTTGCGTTCGCCGATGGTTCCCCAACTGGCTCCACTGCGGGAGAATATCGGTGGTTCGATCCTGTTGAACGGACCGTAGCGCTTGCCATCGACGTAGAGATGTTCTATTCCCTCGAACGGCTGCGTGATCGCCCACCAGTGTCCTGTGGAATCGATACCGTATTTGACGAGCGGTTCCTCGTTGCCGAGAAGCATCGTATCGGTACAGTCGGCATGCATCGTCGTGGTCGCACAGAGCATGACGAGCAGGACACTCAGGATCGCGGACGATGGTCGTGGGATGTTCGGCATGAGCATGGACGATGATCGATCGGGTTGTTGTTGAGACGTCAGTCGCGTACGTATACCTGCCGTTCCGTAACGACGCAGCGCAGAGGAACGTCGTGGATGTCGACCGGTACCTTCGCGACCTTCTGGCATTCGTAGGCGAGGCCGATGCTGACGGCATCGGTCGCCGAAAGGAAGCGGTCGTAGAATCCCCTTCCGTAACCGACCCTGTTGCAGGAGGCATCGAAGGCCGCCAGCGGAACGATGACGACGTCGTTCGTCGTGAAGCCGTCGTCGTCCGTCGTATCGCCATGTTCATCCGGAACGGGCTCGTGGATGCCGAAGCCGCCCGGCGCCCATCGCGTGGCATGCGTGACCCGTACGTGGCGCATGACATCGGCTACGACGACAGGAACGTAGACGTCCTTGCCCGTGGCCCAGGCGTATTCGATGAAGGGCATCGTCGCCACTTCCCCACGGATATCGCGATAGACGTGAATGCGCTTCGCTAGCTGGAAGGCCCTGATCTTGTGAGCCCGCTCGAAGATCAACTGATTCCAGAACGACCGTTCGTCGTCCTTGATGTGCGCACGCGATTCTAGTGCAGCCGTACGTACCGTCTTCTTCTCCGAAGTGATGTCGTTCATGATGTCGTTGTCGTGATGGTTCGACGTGATGCGAGATAATCCGGAAGGATCATGCCAGCAAGCATGATGATCGCGCCGACGACCTTGGCCATGGACCAGGATTCGTCGAACGCCACGAAGGCGATGGCCGAAGCGGCGAGCGGCTCGACGGCGAAGATCATGCCGGCACGGACCGGATGCGTGTATTGCTGGAAGCGCGTCTGCACCCAGGTCGCGAGTACGGAGGCGACGACGGAGCAGTACAACAGACTCCAGACGATGGAGGTATTCCACGTGAACCGGAAGGCGCCTCCTTCGAGGATGAGTTCGGTGATGCCTGCCAGGATGACCGTCATACCGAACTGCATGATGACCAGGGCGTTCTGCTTGTCCGGATCGTCGCGCAGCTCGGACGTCCAGACGTCGATGTAGGTCAGGTAGAATGCCCACAGGAGTGCGCTGATCAACGTCACGATGTCGCCTATCCTGAATCCGCCCATGCTTGCCTCGGTCAGCAGCCAGAGGCCGACGACGACGATCACCGCAGCGACGAGATGCCTGGGCCTGATGGATGTGCCCGTGACGCCGCGGTGGATGAACGGGACGAAGATGATGGCCGATCCGGTGATGAAGGCACTCGATGAAGCCGAGATGCTCGTCAGTCCGACGGACTGGAGCAACAGGCAGATGCCATAGAGACTGCCGAGCGCCATGCCGCGCATCACGAGACGGCGATTCCAGCCACGCATCGCACGTGGCCAGATGGCGATGGCCATGACGAGGGCGAGGCCGAAACGCAGGAGGACGAAGACGGCCGGAGATGTCGTTACGAGCGCATCCTTGATGATGGCGAACGTACCGCCCCACAGGCACGTGATCAGCAGAAGCAGTGCTTCGGCTCTCCGTTGCGTCATGACGTTCCGTCCTGTCCCATGTTCGTGTAGAACCGTGCGGCCGCCTTCATGCCTTCATGGAAGTTCGACATGTCGAAGTGTTCGTCCGGCGAATGGGCGTTCTCGTTGTTGAGCCCGAAGCCCATCAGCACCGTCGGAGCCTTGAGCACGGTGTCGAAGAGCAGGACGACCGGAATGGAACCACCTTCTCGTGTGAAGCGGCAGCGCTGACCGAACGTTTCCTCCATCGCCCTGGCGGCGGCATGCATGGCCTTCGTATCCCTGGGCACGAGGACGGGATCGGCACCGTGGAGATCGGTGACGGTGACGGTCACTCCCTGAGGTGCGATCCGCTGGATGTAGTCGGTAAACTTCTTTACGATATCGGCGGTGCGCTGATGTGGCACGAGTCGCATGCTGACCTTCGCCATGGCTTTCGCAGGAAGAACGGTTTTCGCACCTTCGCCGGTGAATCCGCCGAGCATGCCGTTGACGTCCAGTGTGGGCCGTGCCCACAGGCGTTCGAGCGTCGAATATCCTTCTTCGCCATAGAGAGTATCGACACCGACGTCATCCTTCAGACGCTGGTCGTCGTATTCGAGTTGTCCGAGCTCCATGCGTTCCGTGTCGTCGAGCGACAGGACTTCGTCGTAGAATCCGGGAACGAGGATACGTCCGGTCCTTACATCCTTCAGTTGTGCGAGGATACTCGCGAGCGCGTTGAGCGGGTTGTTGACGGCGCCGCCGTACGATCCCGAATGCAGGTCGCGATCGGGACCCTGGACGTCGATCTGAAGATAGGCCAGGCCGCGCAGTCCGTAGACGAGACCAGGGATACCCGGAGCGAACATTGGTGTATCCGACACCGCGACGGCATCGCATCGGAGCATGTCCGCATGCTGCCGAACGAAGGGAGCGAGGTTCGGACTGCCGATTTCCTCTTCGCCTTCGATGAGGAACTTGACGTTGACGGGGAGACCACCGGTCGTGGCGATCAGCGCTTCGAGAGCCTTGACATGCAGGAAGACCTGTCCCTTGTCGTCCGTCGCACCACGGGCATAGATCCTGCCGTCACGCACTTCGGGCGCGAAGGGCGGCGTGGTCCACAGGTCGATGGGATCGACGGGCTGGACATCGTAGTGACCGTAGAACAATACCGTCGGCTTGTCGGGTCCGGCACCGAGATGCTCGGCATAGACGATGGGGTGGCCGGGTGTGTCCAGGACGCGGACATCCGGCATGCCGATGGACGTAAGATGTGCCGCGAGCCATTCGGCGCAACGGCGGACGTCGGGAATCGCCGACGGGTCCGTGCTGACGCTGGGAATGGAGAGGAAGTCGTGCAGTTCCGCATCGAATCGTGCGGCATTCTCGGCAAGATAGGTCAGTGTCTCTGTCATGATCGGGGTGGAATGCTGAAGGATGGTTCGAAAATACGCTACGACAGTTCGGTGACGCCTGACATCAGGGCCTCTTCGTACAGGGCTTCGTACTGGGGGACGATGAGGGAGATGTCGAACTTCTCCACGGCGCGTTTGCGCGCGTTCTCGCTGAAGATGTTGAGCTTCTTGGGATTGGAGAGCAGTTCGACGCAGTACTTGGCCATGCGTTGCACATCGCCGAGTTCGGCGATGTAGCCCGTATCTCCGTGCGCGACGACTTCCGGAATGCCGCCGATGTTCGTGGCCACGACGGGCACCGAACAGCTCATGGCCTCGAGGGCCGACAGACCGAAACTCTCCTGCTGGCTCGGAAGAAGGAAGATGTCGGCCACGGAAAGGATTTCCGGCAGGGCCGACTGCTTTCCGAGGAACTTCACGTGATCGACGAGACCGAGATCGCGCACGAGCCGTTCGGCTTCGGAACGTTCGGGGCCATCGCCCACCAGGAGCAGCGTGGCATTGATGCTCTTGCGTACTTCGGAGAGGATGTGGATGCAGTCCTGTACCCTCTTCACCGGACGGAAGTTGGATACGTGCATGAGAATGTGTTCGCCGTTGCCGCGTATCTGACGTTCCAGTTGCGTGCACCGCGTACGCTGATACAGGTTCGTATCCACGAAGTTAGGGATCACGCGTATGGACATGTCGGGCGCGAAGTTCTGCCGCGTCTTCTCCTGCAGGAAGCCCGATACGGCCGTCACGACGTCCGAACGCTCCAGTGAGAACTTCACGAGAGGATGGAAGGACGGTTCGAGTCCGACGAGGGTGATGTCCGTGCCATGCAGCGTCGTGATGAGGCGCATGGGCTTGGAGCCCTGCATGATCTCCCGCGCCAGATATCCGCTGATGGCATGCGGAATGGCATAGTGGACGTGCAGGATATCGAGGTTCTCGTACTTGGCGACGTCGATGATCTTGCCTGCCAGAGCCAGGGTGTAGAGATTGAATTCGAGCAGTGGATACGTCGGCGTCTCCACCTCATGATAGTAGATGTTATCTTGGAACCTGTCCAGCCTCATGGGCTGGGCATAGGTGATGAAGTGGACGCTGTGACCACGCCGTGCCAGTTCCTGGCCGAGTTCGGTCGCGAGCACACCGCTGCCACCGTATGTTGGATAACAGACCATTCCGATACGCATGCACTTCCTTTTTCCAGTACGTGATGGCAACTGACGAATATTGGACCGTAGCTGCCGAAACGAGAGCCGAAATTACCATCAAACGTTCGGTCTTCCTTGCCTGTGCGTTACACAGCCCCGCGAGGGAGGACGCGATGGCCTACGTCGAGCGTTTGAGAAAAGAGTTCTTCGATGCCGTTCACCACTGCTTCGCCTACCGTCTGGGGCAGCATGGTCTCGATTATCGCATGTCCGATGACGGCGAACCGTCGGGTACCGCGGGCAAACCGATCCTCTTCTGTCTCCAGAAGGCGCAATTGACGGATTCGGTAGTGGTCGTAGTGCGTTATTTCGGCGGAATCAAGCTCGGCACGGGAGGTCTCGCACGGGCGTATTCGGAAGCGGCCACGGACGTACTCGCCTCGTGTCCCCGCCGCAAGGTCGTCCAGACCCGTCCGCTCTCCATTTTCTGCACGTACGACGATATCGCCCGTATCACCGGGCTGCTGGAAGAACTGGATATCCCCTTCCTGCCCATCTATGCCGACGCGGTGACGTTCGACGTCGACGTTCCTCAATCGCAGGTCGACTTCGTCATCGCCCAGGTGACGAGCCGCACGAATGCACGGGCGGGATACTCCCTGAGGGACTAGAAGTCCGCTCCGAGCGAGAACAGGTAGACCGGTTGGGAGAATATTCCCGACGCTTCGCGCCGCCATGCCACGTCGAAACGCAGCGGCAGGCCCAGTGCGAGCGATCGTATGCCGAAACCGGTGCTGTAGAGGATCGGATTGGAAGCGATGTTCCCATCCGGCGTATAGGCACGGTTACCGTCGTCGAACGCACCGCCCATGTCGAGGAAGAGCTGGGCCTGCAGACCCTGGAACAGGGCGGGAATGGGGCCGGCCTGGAAGGCGAAGAGCAGCGGGAACCGGAATTCGGCGTTACCGATGAAGTACTTCGATCCGTAGCGTTCGTTGATCCCCCATCCGCGCAGCGGCCATCCCGGTCGTGTGAAGGCGAAATCCTCGGGATTGACGAAGGGCCATCCGTTGGCGGAGAAGAAGCGGTTGAACCAGTTGTCCGTACCGCCGATGAAGAATTTCTGCGGATTGGCGCCCATGCTCATACCGCCTGCACCACGCAGTGCGATCGAATACGCTCCGCCGAGATGGATGTATTCGCGAAGGTCGGTGCGCAGCGTCACGAAGCCGAGACCGTTGTTGCCGAGTTTCGGCGATCCTTCGACGGTGAGGTTCGCGCGGGTTCCGTCGACCGGAGCCCAGAATCCCTGCAGCGTGTTGTCGTAGACGTAGGAAGCCTGCGGTACCGTCACGAAGCGGGACAGTGACGGCGACGTCGGGAAGTCGATGTTCTCGCGCGACATGGCCATGGCCTGGATGCCGAGGTCGAACCGTGAGTATCTGCTGAAGGGATACGATCCCCACAACGTCATGCCGTAGTTGCGCAGACGGAAGAGGACGGAGCCGATGTAGGTATAGCCGGCGTTGTGGAAGGCCGCCACACGATAGTCGACGATGTCCGGCAGGTAGCCGTAGGACAGGTAGAAGTTGCTGTTGCTGAGATCGAGGAAGAGATTGGCCTGGAAGTAGATCTCGTGATCGCCCATCATGTCCGTGAACAGCATCTGTGCTGTTCCCTGCGCGCCGTACCAGTTACTGTAGCCGGCATTGCCGGTGATGACGTCCGGACTGAACGATACGCGATAGTCCTTCGGCGTGAAGTCGGTGTTCACGCTGTCCTTGTTGCCGCCTTCCGTCGCACCCTTCACGACGACGTCCTCGTTCGGCGGCACGACCTTCTGGCGGCTGAAGTCGATGTCGAAGTTCCCGTAGGCGGCCACACTGTCCGGACGCGGTGCGTCGAGGTTGAGCATGATGGCCGACAGCGAGTTGCGGTTGTCGAGTTCCTGCTGGCGGAACTTCGTGAGCGGAAGCGTATCGCGCTCTTTCTGCTCGAACGGGAACTTGAGAAGGAAGAGGTCGTAGCCGACGCGGTTCTGCGACGAGAACAGCATCTTGGTGCCGTCCTTCGTGATCGAGATCTGGCTGACTTCCTGCAGCGAGTTCGTGCGCGCGTGGCGTTCGCCCGTCGCGAGACTCAGTTCCCAGAGGTTGCCGATACCGTTGTAGTCGGCTACGTAGAGGATGCTGCGATGGTCGGGTGCCACGACGATGGAGTACTTCCCGACCGAAGGATCGTTCGTGATGCGTCTGATCGAACCGGAGTCGAGCGTGATGCTGTAGATGTCGCGTTGCGAGACGTCATGCGTCCACATCGCGAAGTTGTCGATGGTCTCGCCGCCATCCACGAATCGTCCGCGATCCGAGATGAAGTAGATCGTGCGGCCGTCGGGGGCCCATGCCGGCTCCATGTCCGTGAAGACATCGTTGGTGAGCTGACGTAGCGAGTCATTGTCGATGCCGTAGGCGTACAGGTCGGACTGGGTTCCACCCGGTGCGGCGTCGAAGACGATGTACTTCCCGTCCGGCGACCACGATACGCCGCCCATCGTCTGGAATCCGAATTCCTTCCTGTCGTATCCCCCGCCGTCGACGTCGATGATGTAGAGGGCGTCCTGGCCGCCGGACTTGGCACCGACGGCAAGACGTTTCCCGGCAGGATCCCATGAGATGCCGGGTGTGAGGAAGTTCAGCTCCTCGAAATCCGTGCTGCGACCGCTGCTCTGCAGCTTTCGTACCTTCTTCGTCGCCAGTTCCATGACGTAGAGACCGAAGGTTCCGTCACGGTCGGAAATGAAGGCCACACGCTCACCGTCCGGAGAAACGGCCGGCGACGTGTTGTAGAAGTTGTCTTCCTTCTGGTGATTGGTCAGACGCGTCGAATAGTCTTCGACGTATTCGTACTTGTCGACGTCCGGGAAGTAGAACTTCTTGATGTCCTTCGCCCACTGATCCGACATCTCTTCGTACGTCATGCCGAAGGCAGCACGGAAGGTCTGATTGACGTCGCCGATGGAGCGGAACCTGTTGAACACCTCGCCCACCTTGCCCTTGCCGTACTTCTCGGCCACGTACCACCAGAATGCCTGGCCACCGCGATAGGCGAAGTAGCCGTTGAGCTGGTTCAGGCCGCGGAGGTATTCGCTTACGGCCACGTCGCGCATGAACTGGTCCGTCTTGATGTCCAGCCCACCCGTGCTCGAATATTCCGCGAAGCCTTCGTTCATCCAGATGGGAATGATGGCGCGGACGTTGTTGCTGAGAAGGGACTGGATGGAGCCGCCGTAGAACATGTCGTTCAGGACGGCATGCACGAGTTCGTGATGGATGACGTG from Candidatus Kapaibacterium thiocyanatum encodes the following:
- a CDS encoding peptidase M20, producing the protein MTETLTYLAENAARFDAELHDFLSIPSVSTDPSAIPDVRRCAEWLAAHLTSIGMPDVRVLDTPGHPIVYAEHLGAGPDKPTVLFYGHYDVQPVDPIDLWTTPPFAPEVRDGRIYARGATDDKGQVFLHVKALEALIATTGGLPVNVKFLIEGEEEIGSPNLAPFVRQHADMLRCDAVAVSDTPMFAPGIPGLVYGLRGLAYLQIDVQGPDRDLHSGSYGGAVNNPLNALASILAQLKDVRTGRILVPGFYDEVLSLDDTERMELGQLEYDDQRLKDDVGVDTLYGEEGYSTLERLWARPTLDVNGMLGGFTGEGAKTVLPAKAMAKVSMRLVPHQRTADIVKKFTDYIQRIAPQGVTVTVTDLHGADPVLVPRDTKAMHAAARAMEETFGQRCRFTREGGSIPVVLLFDTVLKAPTVLMGFGLNNENAHSPDEHFDMSNFHEGMKAAARFYTNMGQDGTS
- a CDS encoding 5-formyltetrahydrofolate cyclo-ligase, whose product is MNDITSEKKTVRTAALESRAHIKDDERSFWNQLIFERAHKIRAFQLAKRIHVYRDIRGEVATMPFIEYAWATGKDVYVPVVVADVMRHVRVTHATRWAPGGFGIHEPVPDEHGDTTDDDGFTTNDVVIVPLAAFDASCNRVGYGRGFYDRFLSATDAVSIGLAYECQKVAKVPVDIHDVPLRCVVTERQVYVRD
- a CDS encoding N-acetyl-alpha-D-glucosaminyl L-malate synthase BshA; its protein translation is MRIGMVCYPTYGGSGVLATELGQELARRGHSVHFITYAQPMRLDRFQDNIYYHEVETPTYPLLEFNLYTLALAGKIIDVAKYENLDILHVHYAIPHAISGYLAREIMQGSKPMRLITTLHGTDITLVGLEPSFHPLVKFSLERSDVVTAVSGFLQEKTRQNFAPDMSIRVIPNFVDTNLYQRTRCTQLERQIRGNGEHILMHVSNFRPVKRVQDCIHILSEVRKSINATLLLVGDGPERSEAERLVRDLGLVDHVKFLGKQSALPEILSVADIFLLPSQQESFGLSALEAMSCSVPVVATNIGGIPEVVAHGDTGYIAELGDVQRMAKYCVELLSNPKKLNIFSENARKRAVEKFDISLIVPQYEALYEEALMSGVTELS